In Acidobacteriota bacterium, a single genomic region encodes these proteins:
- a CDS encoding alpha/beta hydrolase, with product MHRDVPPWLLMPTSARRVAHAVLATVLMFSIGDVVLAQPAPAPTMADDQRLLPYIKPGQLIDIGGRRINLLCMGAGGPTVVLMAGSASWSPVWYKVQPVMAQTTRVCTFDRAGFGFSDPAPRFQILPNVVDDLHAALKSGAIPGPYVLVGHSLGGLEVRLYAQRWPQEVEGMVLVDTSPAGEGLIEQNQPGFDAAYGGVASNTTPLLNCAFLAVNGPLDPSRPEHKDCMPPLPSGTPAAFRKVFPQFFTAYYFADRVSLMSSLDTHQYDSVDHRSLGALPLVVLSPEITWEFSTPAEARVSPSYEKVWIAMHEALARLSSRGVHRFIKGSGHHIQLDKPQAVIDAVDEVLRERRVAAQS from the coding sequence ATGCACCGAGACGTTCCTCCGTGGCTCCTCATGCCTACGTCAGCACGTCGCGTCGCCCATGCCGTCCTCGCGACCGTCCTAATGTTTTCGATTGGTGACGTCGTTCTTGCCCAGCCGGCACCAGCGCCGACGATGGCAGACGACCAGAGGTTGCTGCCCTACATCAAGCCAGGTCAGCTGATCGATATCGGTGGCCGACGGATTAATTTGCTCTGTATGGGTGCCGGCGGCCCCACGGTCGTTCTGATGGCGGGTAGCGCGAGCTGGTCGCCAGTCTGGTACAAGGTCCAGCCCGTGATGGCTCAAACGACGCGCGTCTGCACTTTCGACCGAGCCGGCTTTGGCTTCAGCGATCCGGCGCCCCGCTTCCAGATCCTCCCCAACGTGGTGGACGACCTGCACGCGGCGCTCAAATCCGGCGCCATACCGGGACCGTATGTCCTGGTTGGGCACTCCTTGGGCGGCTTAGAGGTGCGCCTCTACGCGCAACGCTGGCCCCAGGAAGTCGAGGGCATGGTCCTCGTGGATACCAGTCCGGCCGGAGAGGGCCTTATTGAGCAGAATCAGCCGGGTTTCGATGCGGCGTACGGAGGCGTCGCGAGCAACACGACCCCATTGTTGAATTGCGCCTTTCTGGCTGTGAATGGACCCCTCGACCCGTCCAGACCCGAACACAAGGACTGCATGCCGCCCTTGCCGAGCGGCACGCCTGCCGCGTTTAGGAAAGTGTTTCCTCAGTTCTTCACCGCCTACTATTTCGCCGATCGAGTCTCGCTCATGTCGTCGCTAGACACACACCAGTACGACAGCGTCGACCACCGGAGCCTTGGCGCATTGCCGCTTGTCGTCCTGTCGCCGGAGATCACATGGGAATTCAGCACGCCCGCCGAAGCCCGGGTCAGCCCGTCCTACGAGAAGGTCTGGATTGCGATGCACGAGGCCTTGGCGCGCCTCTCCTCGCGTGGCGTACACCGGTTCATCAAGGGATCAGGTCACCACATTCAGTTGGATAAGCCGCAGGCAGTCATCGACGCTGTGGACGAAGTGCTCCGCGAGCGTCGCGTAGCAGCGCAGTCTTGA